atctggaagaTTTCAGATGAGTagactattttaaataattttgaatgaaGTTGCATAGAGACATTACAACTGTTTGCAACACATTCTACTAAGATATAATATCATGttcttctttaataaaataagaagcaTCTATTTCAAACTTAGAACCAAACAATATGCGTAATAGCAAAACTCTAGAAGTATGTCCTCTGAACTCAAGGCCAAAGCTTCTTCTTTATAGTGATGGAAATTTACATAACTAAATTGTGATTTCAGTAGTTTGAAAAATTTCGCTAATTTAATAAGGCACCCCAAATTATCTTattcatttgaattattttatctgCTCTGATGACTCCTTGTTTCCAAGCTTCAGATGCACATATTCATCAGTCTAAGGGACCTTTCCACATGCAATGCAAACCAAACATATAAGTGGTTAAGCTCATCTTCTCGCCAGCCTTGCTATTCTTTTGATATTACCTCACTTGTATACCATCATCTGGTCTCCTAAGACTTAGAACTAGagattataaattatttccttGACCCTTTCCTTTTAGCATCCTTGACTGTCCCATTCAGCATGCATCTGTGAGCCAGTAAAAATGAGCTGGAACGCATTCACATATAATTGGAGTTCTGACACCCACTctttttcattccctttcttctctgagaTTACATTTCTACATATCTTTAACTTTTCTCACTCTGAAATTGGCCTTTCTCCTGACTGGCACCTGAAACTGGTGCTTAGCCTGTTGGTGTTAGAACCTCAGTTTTCCTCTGTAACTTTCTATACCCTGACCCCTCTCTGTTCTAGGTCAGGCCTTGAGATCCCCAGCTTTGGTCTCTTGCTTCATCTTGCTGTCCAGGCCTTTGTCCAGGAGGCCCACAGAGAATTTTTCATTGCTCTGTAGGGTACATTTTACAGTCCTTACACTGGGCTGTGAGAACTACATTTTTCCACATGAGTCAGGGATCTCAAGTCACCACAAACTGACCAGAATCACTGAATGCTTCAGAGCCAGTTCTGAAAAGACCCCAGGGAAAAAGAGGTTTGGACCAGGCCTAGATTTAGCATGTACATTTATGAATCTGGCAAAAGACAGTATTGTGTGCATAAGAAATACATCTGGTCACCATCTTCCCCCTGATCATCACATAGGAACCTTCACTAGATGACCCAGTGTACTACCCATAGTCCCTGATATCCTCCAACTGGAAACTTATTAGCATATCATCTCTCAGAGCAGTCAAACACTATTGTCATATATTAGCATAGCCACCATTTCTATTAATTCCATGCAGCTTTCATTTTACCTACCTTCTTGGCATGTGTTCATGCTATTTAAAACTCATATCCAGGTAAATCACCTATAGGAAATGTCTAAATGGGAGGCAGGAGAGTTTCTTACATTGTAAGAGTATCACTTAAAGCCTGTGATCCAGATATGATAACTTTAGTTATCACCCAAATAGGATGAGTGTAAAGAAAAAACATACCTAGACACAACATAATCAGACTTCTGAACACCAAAGATAGTATTGAAAGCagtcagagaaaacagaaacatcaCATATGGAAGACCAAAGGTAGGAATGAGAACAGACCTCTTAGAGGGCATGCAGGCTGGAAGCAAATAGAGCAGGAGCTAtaaattattgaaagaaaaaaaagctgttaaccagcagaaatatctttcaaaaatgaaagtgaaaaaaggattttctcagagaaaaaattaagcaaaaaagaATTTATCACCAGCAGACTTACACCATAAGGaatgttaatgttcttgaggCAGGAGTATAATACCAGATTCAGGTAttcaggaatgtaaattggtctATCACTCTGAAATCAATCAATTTTATTCACCATGTCTGCTGACTAAACATGAAAAACCAtatgatctgtcagaaaaatcaTGTGCCAAACTCAACATTGGTTCGTGGTGGAAACTCATATGAAACTAGGAACAGAAGATAACTATATCAGCTTGATAAATGATATCTGCAAAGGACTTAGAGATAACATCAGATTTAGTGGAATAAGGCTGAATGTGTTCCCCCCTAAGATCAAGGACAAGGGAAGGATGTTGGCACTCACAGCTACTACTTAAGACTATTTTGGAACTTCTAGTTGGTACAACAAGGCAAGACAAAATTAAAAGTCCTACAGATTGGACAGAGGATAAAGATATCCCCTTTGTCAAAAATCCCAATCTACCAAaatctattagaactaataaatgagtttggTGAAGTAAAAGTATAAAGGTCAATACAGAATATACAATACAGAGTATGTAAAAATtagttatatttcaaatatattagcaaaaaaattgaaagttGATATTAAAACAATACCACTTACAATatcattaaaaacatgaaataggaATAAATCAGCCATtcgaatgtcttctttggagaagtgtctattcatgttctctgcccattttttgacttacttgttttttgggtgctgagtttgagaagttctttataaatcttggataccagccctttctctgcagtgtcatttgcaaatatcttcttccattccctgggttgcctccttgtttgttttgttgactatttcctttgctttgcagaagaagcttttattttgatgaaatcccaagagttcatttttgcttttgtttcccttgcctttggaggtgtgtgttgaaagaatttgctgtggctgatgttgacgAGGTTATTGCCGATGGTGACctcttctagaattttgatggattcttgtcccACATCGAGGCCTTTCATTCAtatagagtttatctttgtgtaggaTGTAAGCAAAAGGCTAAGttccattttaacaatgtttattctttcaatccacgAGCGTGGaatttttccccatctttttgtgtcttcttcaatttcttttatgttttctgtagCTTCTAgcatatagatcctttacctctttggttatctTGTGGtctttggtgctattgtaaatggaatcagttccctaatttctccttctacagttacattattagtgtataggaaagcaactgattttcgtacattgattttgtatcctaccacattactgaattgctctatgagttctaaTATTTtggggtggagccttttgggttttccatgtaaactgtcatgtcatctgtgaagagaaagagtttgactttttctatgccagtttgaatacattttatttctttctgttgtctgattgctgaagctatcCAGTACatagacttctagtactatgttgaataatagtggtgagagtggacatccttgttgttaTTCCTGATCTTATGGGAAAACCCACTGAGAATGATAGAATGGCAacaattaacaaggcaggaaaccaCAAATGTTGGAGAAGGTGCGAAGAAAggagaactctcttacactgttggtggaaatgcaagtttgtatagccactttggaaaacagtatagatgttcctcaaatagttaaaaatagagctatcctatgccccccagaaattgcactactgggtatttaaccaaaagatacagatgtgctGAAAAGAAGGGGTACACACaccccaaatgttcatagcagcaatgtccacaatagctaaactatggaaggaacagagatggccttcaacagatgaatggataaagaatatgtggtccatatatacaatggaatattactcagccatcagaaaggatgaatacccatcatttgcatcAACTTGGATGAAACTTGGGGGGATGATGCTAAGTttaataagtgaagcagagaaagacaattatcatatcatatcatatcatatcatatcatatcatatatgtggaacataaggaatagcatggaggactttaggagaaagaagggaaaaatggaggagggtaaaattggagggggagatgaaccatgagagactccagGAAATagactgagggtttcagagaggaggggtggggagagatgggtTGGCCTgctgatggatattaaggagggcatatattgcaatgaacactgggtgttatatgcaacaatgaatcatggaacactacatcaaataaTAATGAAGTACTGTAggatgactaacataatataaaaaaataaataaaaaagaataaattaaataaaatacatgcagggcttatacactgaaaactaaaaaacactgctgaaagaaatataaaaagaccTAAATGAAAGGAGAGATATGGATCAgaaaactcaatattgttaataccaattcttcccaaattgatctatagatctTGGCATGTGTTTTATAGAATTTGACAGTCTGATTctacattttatatgaaaaaaacaaaacctggagTCATCAAAATAacttagaaaaagaataacaaatttgGGGGACACAAGCTACTTGATTTCAGGACTTACTActaaactacagtaatcaagaccaTGCATattcatgtaaataaaacacactgatgaatggaataaaatagagagTCTGGAAGTGCACCCACACATATATGGGCAATTGATTTTTGTCAAAGTTGccaaaaaatagtcttttcaacaggTGCTGAAACAAAGTAcatccatatgaaaaaaaaaaaatcgtaaacCCAAATCTTATCTtgaaccatattaaaaaaaaacaaaaacaaaaaacaacccccctccccaaaaaaaaccctcaaaatggATCCTAAATCTAAGTGTAAGCACTAAAACTATAAAGTTtctgggggtaaaaaaaaaatggagaaacacCTTTGTGACTTTAGATTAGACAAAAATTTCTCAGACAAGACACAGAAAGCATGAATCaaaaaaatggtaaattgtacatcatcaaaacttaaaatgtcatttattcaaaagaaactgttaagaaatgaaaaatacaagacTGGGAAAGCATTTGCAAAACAGTTATCTGATAAAAggctaatatccagaatatataaagaattctacaATTCAATAAGGAGTAGGAAAGCCATCCAATTTGGAtagggaaaaattatttaaactaaCACTTCATCTAAGACATATGATGGTGAATAAGCACATGAacagatgttcaatatcactgaggaaatacaaagttaaatcacaatgagatattactacaTACCTAATAGTTAATGTTAAAAATTCTGatatcaagtttttaaaataccaataaattgtttattttttattataaaatatacatatcataaaagcatatatattacataaatatctATGAGTTTACATTTCTGTACTTGATAGCCAATCTGAAGAATGAACTAGAGAAAAGCAGAGATAAGGAACTCAATACAGTATTTGAGTCCCCAGATCCATGTTTTCTAGATGCTCAGCTAGCCATCTTGCCCTTGTGTTACCCCATCCttcttacagcagttagaatggccaaaatcgggacgcctgggtggctcagttggttggacgactgccttaggctcaggtcatcatcctggagtcccgggattgagccccgcatcaggctcccagctccatggggagtctgcttttccctctgaccttctcctcgctcatgctctctctcactatctctctctcaaataaataaataaaaatcttaaaaaaaaaaaaaaaagaatggccaaaataagcaagagaggaaaaaacataTGTTggaaaggatatggagaaaggggaacactcttacattgttggtgggaatgcaaattgatacTAAGTTTTGATGAGAAATGGAATCTCACACTTTGCTGGTAGGATTGCAAATGGTGTAGttactttggaagatagtttgacTGTTTCTTAGAAGAAATAATGTCCACCCATATGGTGCAGCATTTATACTATTGGTATTTTTcaaggagaaatgaagacatatATCCACCCAAAGAACTGTATGCACATATTTATTGTAGATTTATTTGCAATGGCTAAAATCtgaaaacaacccagatgttcattaACTAGTGATTAGGTAAACAAATTGCTGTATATCCATACAGTGGCATACTACTTAGTGAAAAAAGGGCTGGACTACAGTAAAGCCAACATGGATAACCTCAAAAGGATTATGTTAGTTGAATGAACCCACTAATAAAAAgtctacatactgtatgatttatGACAATCTGAAAGAAGCAAAAACATAGGGACAGAAACCAGATCAGAGGTTGCCATGGGCTATGGTGCAGAAAGGGGATTGTCTGCAGGGGGCAGAAGGCAATTTCTTGGAGtggttgaaatattttatatattgatgaTATGGTAGATACATGATTGTTTACTTTTatcaaaattcatcaaaattcACAACTGAAATTATACATTAGTTAACccaacttttttaaagttttaccttAAAAAACCCAATGTGATatataaatgagagaaaatgcATCAGAATCAGCTCAGCTGGGGCCCTGCCTGAGCTTCACCACAGCCCACTCTCTGGCCTTACCAACTCATCTAACTCCTCTGGATCTATTTCCATCTGTAACATGGAGACTAGTAGCTTTCCTCCTTTCTTGGAGACGTTAGTAGCCTGGAATGATGTCATAAATCTAATATTTCTTTAATAGAATCCAAAATACTAGGCAGATGAGAGAAACCCTTAAACTGAGGTTGCTtgtctgcctctggcttcttGTGAAATCCCCGAGAGAGTTAATTTTTAGGGCCCTTAGGAGCTTGTTAGCAGCCAAATAGAGCACCAGGATAGACTCTCTGGGCTCCTGCCTCACACCTTTTATAAGCCTTTGGAGACAGGCCACCTAGGGTCAGCTTAGCACTCACCCCATCTCTACAAGCCCCTAGCCAGGAGTAGCACCCAGAGTACTCACAGAAAGGTAAGCCCCACCATGATACTTGCCACTGCTCCAGAGCTCCCAGTTTCCTTCCATCTTGAGTAAGGGGGGAGGGACATCATTTATGATCTTCATATGGCTTTTTCCTTGTTGATAGAACAAAGAACTGAGGGATGCTTGGATTCAGGAAAGGTAGGGAAATATCATGGTGAGGTTTTCCACTCTGAGTGACTGAAAGATGGAAGGTCAGAGCTTGCAAATAGAGGGACATCAGAGGGAAATGACTGGGGTAAAGAGTAGGGGAAAGAAGATTCTGGAAAAGCTAAGAAGGCTATTTAGGTTGGTCAGGGCAGAGCAACCTGTATTTATAGAATCTCACACCTTTAAGTAAATCTAGAGATAAGGCAGTATCCCCTTATACTACAGAAGGAaaaagggatggatggatggatggatggatggatggatggatggacggacagatggctAATGACAAGGGCCTTGGGAGGCAACAGGGGCTGGCAGAAAAGAACAAGTTCTTCATTCGGAACAAACTCTTGCATATGTGATCTTTGATGAGTTAAATTTTTTGAGCCTCacctttctcatttgtaaaatgattaccTTTCTTCAAGACTATCTGTAAAgtttaaatataacatataagGTACTGATGTATAACAGAGGATACATTTATGGAAACattagctttttgttttatttttcttttcattccttcttttctctcttcatccctcccttcttttccccccatttttcctttctcaaagcCTCAACGCTAGTAGAAACTTGTTTATAACACAAATAACATAAGCACCTGAACTCCAACTCCACAGCTCTTTCAGCTGTGCTGAGTTGTCATTCTTGTAAACCAGAAGAATTGGagggggggagagaaggaagaagaaggggagatgaggggaagagagaaagggagagtgggaGTTTGTGCATGGCTTCGTGGAGAGAAAGAACTACATATAGCATATTGGAAGAGAGAACTTGAGGGGAACTGACCCTTGTATGAACAGGCAGGGTGGGAGATGATTGAGGAAGTGGGGAGTGGACAAATGCATCCAGGATGAAGAGGTATTGCTGCTGCTGAGAGCAAGAATAACTCTTGCCCCTGTGCTATGTGGTGTCGCTGCTATGATTTCAAACCCACACTGGGCTTAATATTAAGCTAAGAAAATCCATCTGTGAGGACATTTCCTATGGTGACACTAGGGATCCCTGCAAATATCCTCTCTCTTCTCACCAAATAACCTGCATCCACAAATTTTCTCTCCCGGCAGTGGCAGGTGTTGAgatattccttttttccccctctttgtcttttagtttcaaaggtagaatttagtgattcatcagttgcatatagcactcagtgttcattacatcaagtgctctctttaatgcccatcacccagtcatcccatctccccacccatctccccaccaacaatcctcagtttgtttcctagagttcagcatctccAGCATTCTGGAAGGGCATAATCAGGAGATATGTATCTCCTGCTTAGGGCAAAGGAGGCATTGTCACTCTGCACTGTGTCTGAGTCTAGCTGTTGGTAGAGTTAGTTAGTTTGCCCAAGACAAGTTGTGATAGAAAAGTGTACCCAAGTGTATAGTGTCTGAGACGTTTGTGGCTGACTTCCTACTGTGAGGATCAGTGGTGGTTGCAGGTGGGAGGTAGATTCTGGAAATTAAGACAAAACCTGTGAGAGCCTAGCAGTCTTCTTTCTCCAAAAGAAAGTCAATATCGGCCCAACAGAGTTTGAGCCCAAAAGATTGCCAACAGTTTTCACAGGAAAGGACAGAATTGAGGTGCCAGGGGTAGTGTAGAGTCTCCTGTGGTAGCCTATTAGCATAATCTACATTCTTTTTCTTGTGCTGTTGATTCTAAATAGCCCTccagtgtgactttgggcaagctaTACCTCCTAATGGTTCAgctccccacccctttctccatTTGCAAGTGCCAGAATGATCCAGGTTATTAATTGTCTCATCAGAGGAGGTGAAGATCAATTAAAAACTAGGATGGATAAGGAGGACTTCCTTGAGATGACGGGGCAATGCCCCAGGACTGAGCCTCGAAGGATGAAGTTTTGACGTGTGGAATGGAAGAGTGTTCTAATTAGAAAGGAGCACTAGCACAGTCATGGACAAAGGGTGGCCCAGCAGAGCAAGAGTCCAGCAGAAGGGGCCCCAAAGTTACCTTTCCACAGCTATGATGCAGTCACATTGACGAACTTTTGACATCATGGGTTCATTTCTCAGTTGTCTGGGCACTTGTTGGGAAAACCAACCTGCTACCATGTGCAATTGAGTGGAAACTAGCTATATGTTCCCTGGGATTTCAACTCCCCTCTTTTCCCTTGGAAAAGCTCCTCAACACTGCTGACCCCACCCCCTAAAAAATCATCAGTCTTCTCCATATCACTTAATAGCAACTTCAGTTGCTCAGGCAAAGAATCTTGGATCATCCCTgtaccttctctttctctcatacttCATGCCCAATCTATTAGTTCCACCACCAAAACATATGCAGAATCTTACTTCATTTAACAAGTACACAATTATTGAATAGaagagtggatggatggatgaatggatggatggatggatggatggatggaatcCTGACCTCTTTGAATAGCTGTGGTGATTACAAGACCTGAAGACTTAGaaatatctttctttcctttctttgtcacACAAAATGTCATTTATAAGACATCAGTAACCACATGTCCAAGTTCTGTAAGAGACTGTACAAAGTTAAATTGTGGATTTGGGGAGTCAGACAGTCTTGGGTTTGAAGACTGGGCTACttatttaaccttttaaaaacctCAGTGTCCTGATAATATAGATATAATAGCAGCTACCCATAGAGCcctgtgaaaatgaaataaaataatgttatttaatttatttatttataatattaaataaaattaaatatgaagtTCTTAGCACAACACTCATAGTTTACACTTTAAAAACGCTATCCATGCTCTCTTAAATTGCTTTCATGACTTCCATATTTAGCCTCTGAGTATTTCTGTACTTTGGTCTGCTCCTTGATcctttccttctcactctctcttgcatctctttttttatttcatcctccTACTGTTCTTTATGCTGTTGCTACTCTTCTATAATGTCCTTTCTAGAACATCATACATTCATCTATTCATTGAGCTAGTCAAAACTactgttcaggggcgcctgggtggctcagtggattaagccgctgccttcggctcaggtcatgatctcaggatcctgggattgagtcccgcatcgggctctctgctcagcagggagcctgcttccctctctctctctctctctggctgcctctctgtctacttgtgatttctctctgtcaaataaataaatcttaaaaaaaaacaaaaaacaaaaaacaaactactgTTCAGTCACTCTATACCAACACAACCTCAATAGCTATTAAAAATGTTGTGAGGTAGCCAGTGCCCTATACCACAGAGTAGTTTCTTCTGCCCCAGTCCCTTCCCTAGCATCCTCTGGACTTGAGCCTGAAAAAGCAATTAAAGGGTTCATGTCTGGCATCATGGTGCTTCCAGGAGACCACTCAAGCTCTAGGCTGGTAGGTGCTCACGCCACAATCCCCAACATCCAGTAGTCTCAGATTAGGTGCCTACTAtgtgtctctctcctcctgtGGCAGGTTCAGGTCTTTTCCCACTGCAGAGCTCAGAAGCAGTCTATGGAGCCAGGTGCCTGGAGGAATAGGACAACTGTCACTGAGTTCATCCTTCTTGGCCTGACAGAAAACATAAGACTGCAACCCATCCTTTTTGTCATCTTCCTCTTTGCCTATGTAATCACTGTTGGAGGCAACCTCAGTATCCTGGCTGCCATCTTTGTGGAGCCCAAACTCCACACGCCCATGTACTACTTCCTGGGGAATCTGTCTCTGCTAGACATCGGATGCATCACTGTCACTGTCCCTCCGATGCTGGCATGTCTCCTGGACCACCAGTGCAGAGTTCCCTATGCTGCCTGCATTTCACAGCTCTTCTTTTTCCATCTCCTGGCTGGTGTGGACTGTCACCTCCTGACAgccatggcctatgaccgctaccTGGCCATCTGTCAACCCCTCACCTACAGCACCCGCATGAGCCGTGAAGTCCAAGGAGCCCTGGTGGGCATTTGCAGCACCATTTCCTTTATCAATGCTCTGACTCACACAGTGGCTATATCTGTGCTTGACTTCTGTGGCCCTAATGTGGTCAATCACTTCTACTGCGACCTCCCACCCCTTTTCCAGCTCTCCTGCTCCAGCACCCATGTCAATGGGCAGCTACTTTTCGTGGGGGCCACTTTCATGGGGGTGGTCCCCATGATCCTCATTTCAGTGTCCTATGCCCATGTCACCGCTGCAGTGCTACGAATCCGTTcagtggaggggaggaagaaagccTTCTCCACATGTGGTTCCCACCTCACTGTAGTCTGTATCTTCTATGGAACTGGCTTCTTCAGTTACATGCGTCTGGGTTCGGTGTCAGCCTCAGATAAGGACAAGGGGATTGGGATCCTCAACACTATCCTTAGCCCCATGCTGAACCCGGTCATCTATAGCCTCCGCAACCCGGATGTTCAGGGTGCCCTGAAAAGGGTGTTGACGGGGAAGCGACCACCTGAATGAGAAAGCGGGACACCAGCATGCCCCTAAGCACCCACTGACTTTCTCATGCTGAAGGTGTGGATGTGGGCAGTGGGGATATTCAGGGGTGGCTGGAAGGATAGGAAGAAAGTAGATAGTATGGACCAGAGTAGAATATGGTTTACCTTGGACTGGGGAGAAAAGCTAAAGCTGGTGGAAGATGGAtcaaagggaggggggagaaaagcaTAATGCCTGTCAGGAAATGGGACGGAaattggctatttttaaaaatttaatgagtatttaattgaaacatgtttaaaatgctaataaaagcaaaatgtttgCATCCTCCGCCCgccttttaagataaaatatatctgTACTGGAGAATGGGgtatggtttttaaaagattcttcttCAGGAAATAAACCCAGGACTGTGAAACTAAATTGAGGTTTGACATAGCCTAGGAATAAAGTGTTAGGACCCACCAGCATCTTCTTCAGAGCAACATTATCAAATACTTGTTTCCAAAGCCAGGGTCTCCATCCTGAGTAACTATTAGGGGGAACACCACATTTTCATGTCTGTGTGTGAGCTAGCTGACTCACAACTCCTCCGCCAAAAACTGAGGATGGATATTACATATTTCAGAAGAAGCACCCAGAATagcaagttttttttaattggcaaaataaaattttgccaattttttaaaattgacaaTATACAATACACAAAATACAGCCagtatatatattgatatataatggGCATTCTGTTTAATATGTGTACATACTTAGCAAAGGTGAGGAGGGAAAGGAATATGGAGATAGTGTTTGCAGTTTACCAGTGAATGAATATTAGAAACCAGGGTTTTGCCAAAAGAGAAAAGCTAAGGCAATCCAGAGAAGAACAGTGAATAGAATAATAGCCCGTTTCGTGTCCTGTCATGACTATCTCTAGAATTTTTTCTGTGAACCATTTCAGACACTTCCTGGCCTAGAAGTTGAAAGTCTGAGAAGAGTAACCTTACTTGGCATGCTTATTAATTGCTTGAGGAGGGTAGCATGGAACCCTGAAGAATATTTCCCAAATCAAATGGATCAACAGTCATTCTCCAAGTCCAGTCACCTACTAGGTCCTGCTAAACAGTCCCTAACACTCTCTTCTACCCACACCTTTGTCCTTCTGCAGACAACTGCTTCCTGATTCAGGCCTGTGCCATCCAGTCCCACTGGGACTCCCGCAGTGACCTCTGAGTCTGTACTCTCCCCGCCACAAGCTGCTCTCCACACGTGCCTGATTAACCCCTGGAGATATATCTGTCCCATATCATTCTACCTTGAAAAGCCActgatttcactgatttctgaCCATGATATCACATCCAGACCTCTGTGGTGTGCATGGCCCTCCCTCCGtcatctcttcctgcttctccacTCAGTCTTGAACTCTTAGCCACAACCTCTCACTCAGGGAGGGCTTCTCCTTGCTAGGTGACTCCTCTGACAGACTGTGTCCTGAGCAGCAAGACACCATCATCAACTTTTCTGGATTCCCTGCAGCCTCTTTTGCTCTCTGAACTACATCATTATCTCCTGAAAGACAGGAAC
This region of Mustela lutreola isolate mMusLut2 chromosome 15, mMusLut2.pri, whole genome shotgun sequence genomic DNA includes:
- the LOC131816848 gene encoding olfactory receptor 3A10, which gives rise to MEPGAWRNRTTVTEFILLGLTENIRLQPILFVIFLFAYVITVGGNLSILAAIFVEPKLHTPMYYFLGNLSLLDIGCITVTVPPMLACLLDHQCRVPYAACISQLFFFHLLAGVDCHLLTAMAYDRYLAICQPLTYSTRMSREVQGALVGICSTISFINALTHTVAISVLDFCGPNVVNHFYCDLPPLFQLSCSSTHVNGQLLFVGATFMGVVPMILISVSYAHVTAAVLRIRSVEGRKKAFSTCGSHLTVVCIFYGTGFFSYMRLGSVSASDKDKGIGILNTILSPMLNPVIYSLRNPDVQGALKRVLTGKRPPE